In Runella sp. SP2, the genomic window GAAGAATGGAAAAATTTACCAAACGAGTTCTTACTAGATTGGTTTCCTTACCTATGGAATACACCTGAGAATAAGGCACATCTTTCAGAGAAAGTAATTGCCTTTTCAAATTCAGCTTTTTTAGACGGAAAATTTCCAGTTATAGTGTACGCACCAAGTTACCAAGCTACATCCATTGAAAATTTTGCATTATTCGAATATTTGGCCAGTAATGGTTTTGTTGTGATTTCAAGCCCTTCAAGAGGAACAGACACAAGATTGATGGAAGGAGGAACTACAAAAGATATGGAAACACAATCTAGAGATGTAGCGTTTCTTTTGAAAGAAATTCATAAATACAAAAATATAGACCTTGATAGAATAGCACTAATGGGATTTAGTTTTGGCGGACTATCCAATTCGATAACGATTATGAAACATAAGAAAATAAGCGCAATCGTAAGTTTAGATGGAACAGAAAGATATAATTATAGCGTATTGGAGAAATCACCTTATTTTAATTTAGATAATTTTACTGTCCCATATATCCATTTTGCTCAAAAAGAAATCCCAGAAGAAGTTTTGACCAGTGATAAAATCCCTGCCGAACTAAATTATAAATTCCAACTATATGACTCATTGCAATATAGTAACGCTTACAGTTATAGATTTCACGACCTAACTCATTCCTATTTTAGTACATTTGGTGTTTTATTTGCTAACAGAGATAAGAGACAAGACAAAAGTGATGCTAAAATAATGGCATCTTATAAACTACTTTCTGAACATACATTACAATTTTTAAATGCTACATTGAAAAACGATAAATACGCAAAGCAATTTATAGAAAATAGCCCTGATAAAAACGGTTTTTCTGATACTTTTATTTCAAAAAAAATGAAACAAGCAAATACAATCAAATTCGATTATAAACATTTTAATGACTTAGCATTCACACAAGATTACCAAGATTTAATTCCATTGTATAAAAGAACGATATCCAAACACCCAGAGATTGAACTTCAAGAAGGTATGTTGAACACATTAGGGCTACAATTGTCTTTTAATTCCAAAAAAATAGAACATAGCATTAATGTCTTTTTGTTAGCATTGCATATATATCCAAAATCAGCAAATCTATATGACAGTTTAGCTGAAACTTATTTACACAATAGGGATTTTAAAAATGCTATTTCTAATTACCGAAAGTCATTGGAGTTAAACCCTGAAAATCAAAATGCAATTGATAAATTAAAACAACTAAATAAATATATTAAATGACATAATTTTGTCAAAATGGCGGGTTTAGTGCTAAATTGAGCATTTGGTTTTAATTCAAGTTTTGTGCTATATCGAAAATAATCCCTTCTAAATCAATCACTTCTACAAGCCGAGACTCATTAGCGGTCAAGCCAAAACGGCATAAAAACAACTTAACAATTTGTACGACCTGTTGACAGAAACAAAATCAACGAAACTGAATATGATTATTAGAGAAGCTGAAATTGACGACATAAAACAGATTCAAATCGTAAGAAATTCTGTAACAGAAAACACTTTGTCAAACCCAAATCTGGTGACAAACGAAGATTGTGAAGAATTTATTACAGTTAGAGGAAAAGGTTGGGTCTGTGAAATTGAAAAACAAATTGTAGGTTTTGCAATTGCTGACTTGAAAGAAAACAATATCTGGGCTTTATTTTTAGACCCTAAATTTGAGAAGAAAGGTATCGGACAACTATTACACAAGACAATGTTGGATTGGTATTTTACACAGACAAAAAATAAGGTTTGGTTAGGAACAGCTTTTAACACAAGAGCAGAGAAATTTTATAGAAAAGCTGGTTGGACAGAAGTTGGAATTCACGGAACAAAAGAAATAAAATTTGAAATGACATATGATGATTGGAAAAAAGTCCGAACCACCAATAACTAAGCATTCGTGGTGGCCGAAGGCCAAGCCATGAAGGTCCCGAAAGCCTTCGGGATTGAACGAAGCTCGGGCGGGCGGCTAGCCTAGCGATGAGAGCTCACCAAATCCTTTTCTTTTGTTGCGGAGTACCGCCCCAGTCGTCGGGTGGGTAACTACGCTGAGAGTAGGTTTTGGCCTGCTTTTTTTCTTTTATAGCTGTTTGTTGGTTGTTTGCATGGGTTTGGGGTAGTGCAAAATACGCCTGCCCATTCCGTTAACTAACGGGGCGGGGCTTTGGGGGAGCAAATGACCATGTACGGAACCTGACGAAGGGACTGTATGGAATCATTCAGCCGTATTTTGCTACGCCCCAACAGTATCTCAATTAGTTTACCGTCAAAACTACTTTACCATTCACGCCACCAGCCGCGAGAAAATCTTGGGCTTGTGCTGCTGCTTCCAATGGAAACGTTTTGGTAACAACGGGTTTGATTTTACCTTCTTTCACAAGTTGCAATCCATTTTCTAGATTTTTAGCCATGAGGTTTGCAGATACAAATCGGGCTTCTACACCATGTTGCTGGGCTAATTCTGGTGAGGGCATTCCTGCAATACTCAACAATTTTCCCCCTTTTTTAAGCAACTCAAACAATTGGGCTTGTGATTGTCCTCCAGCACAATCAGCTACCAAATCTACTTCAATATTTTGTGCAATTATATCCGTTGTTTTATAATCAAAAACTTCATCGGCCCCTAATTCTTTCACCATTTCCACACCTTTTCCTGATGCAGTGGCATACACATAAAGGCCCTGGTTTTTTGCTAATTGCACCATCGTAGCACCTACTGCACCAGCCGCTCCCTGTATAAACACTTTTTGGCCTTTTTCCAATTTCCCTTCAGTAAACAATATATTTTCTGCGGTGCCGATGTTTACCGCCAAAGAGGCCGCTTTTTCAAAAGATAGATTACTCGGCTTGTGAGAAACAAATTGCCGATGCACAACGACAAATTCGGCATACGCATTCGCCATAGTTACGGCCATTACTTCGTCGCCTACTTTAAAATTCTGCACCTTATCGCCCACGGCCACCACAATGCCCGCAGCATCCAGTCCAGGGATAAATGGCAATTGAATAGGATATATTTGTTGCATATATCCCATACGAATTTTGAGATCTAAAGGGTTGATACTCGCGGCTTTTACCTGAATTAAAATATCGTCTTGCGTTTTGATTTCTGGTTGAGCAACTTCGCTAAACGCTATCACATCTGATGCCCCAAAATTTTGGTATTGTATTGCTTTCATTATAAAAACTGTTTAAAGTACTAACGGGGCAAATTTATTACCTTTGCCTAAATAATCTGTATAAACAAAAAATATGTACATAGGCTAAAATAATAGACTAATGAAAAACACGGCCGTTAGAAAGACAAAAGAGTTTACACCAGGGAATTGTCCTGTGGTGTATTGTATGAATATTATTGGTGGGAAATGGAAACCAAGTATTCTTCACATGATAAGAACAGACAGAAACCGCTATAGTATTTTACTTAAAAATATTACTGAAATAAGTAAGCAAACGTTGACCAACCAGCTAAGAGAATTGGAGACCGATGGAATCATTGAAAGGATAATTTTTCCAGAAATTCCACCAAGGGTAGAATATACCATCACTGACTATGGTAAAACGTTGCTCCCCATCATTGACAGTATGTACAACTGGGGGCGAGAAAATATGAAAACAGATAACAAAGGCTACTGTGATAAAAAATAAAACTACCACCCATCACTAAGGTGTTGTTCAATAGGAGTTTGTGGCCAGTGGCGAGGCAACTCGTAAAAAATGGGGCTTTGTGCTTGTAAAACCGCCCGTCGTAAAGCCTAAGTCCGTTGACGGTAACTATCAAGGACACCGCCAGTTTAATTAAATATCGAGTACCATTTAAGATGACAAAACCTAAAAACAATTTTTTCATGAAAGATAATTACATGACAACAGTGAAGCCTTTTTTGACAGTAAACAATGGAAAAAAAGCTGTCGAATTTTATATTTCTGCTTTTGGAGCCATTGAAAAACAAAGATTTGAAATGCCAGACAAAAAACTGTCATCAGTAATTGAAATTGACAAAGCAGAATTTTATGTTGGCGACGAAGAACCGAATAATGGTAATCTAAGCCCCGACCAGAATTCAAGTAGCCCAGTTAGAATAATACTACAAACTAAAAATGCTGACGAATTATTCAAAAATGCACTAAAGTTCGGTGCAACAGAAATTTGTCCAATGACAACTGAAGATGATTGGAGAATAGGAAAACTGAAAGACCCATTTGGACACATTTGGGAAATTGGTTGCATCTTATAAGAATGGAAACAATTTTGACATTACCGTCAATCAAAAGCAAAGCCCCCCAATAACAAAGCCTTCGTAGTCGCTGAAAGCAAAGCCATGAAGCGCCCAAAACTTTGATTAAACATAGCTTTCTACACCGAAAAGGTGCATTTCTTAACTTAAGTGAACGAAGTCAGACATTTCCCCAATCTACCTTTGCAGCATCGTTTAACATGAATGAAAACCGATATGCAAAAGAAGATTTTATGGATTGGACTTATCTTAATGTTGGCAAGCAGTTTGCCGATGAGTGCACAAGATGCCAAAAAAGACAGGACGTATAAAAAATGGTGGGTTGGCAGCACTTTGTGGTTATTGGGTAATTTTGACAAAACAAATAACCCTGAGTATATCCAATTGAATGTTGGCTATCGAATAACCCCCAAAGATATTATTTCCTTCAGATTTAAACGCTCCATTTATTCCTGGCCAATAGGTATCCCTTTTAGTTCATCCTCATTTGATGCCCCAGGAGAAAACTACCCTGGCCATGCGCGCATATTGGCACCTACCATAGGCTATCAGCGGTTTTGGTGGAAGGGAGCTTATGTATCTGTTCAAGCATTGAATGCTTTTGAAAAATATATGGATAAGAATGGGAAAAAAATTGGAAATGGCTACACGTTGTATGTGGATTCTTATTTGGGGTACCAGTTTAAGTTTTTTAAAAACCGTTTCTTTTTTGAACCAGCTATCGGAATTAGCTATTGGCCTATAAGAACCAATGTTCCTGCATCTTTTAAGGCAGTAGAACAAAAATGGAATAACTACTTTATTCAACCTGGGTTTGATTTTGGTTTTAATTTTTAATCTTAGAAAGAACAAATGAAAGCCGTAATCTGTCCCCAATATGGCCCTCCTGAGGTTTTGCAGCTTCAGGAGGTTGCCAAACCAATACCTAAAGACAGACAAATTCTTGTCAAAATAGTTGCTACTACCGTTAACTCTGGTGATGCTAGGGTAAGAAGCCTTCGTATAGCGGGATTTATGAAGGTCATTATGCGGCTGGTTTTAGGTATTTCAAAACCTAGACAACCGATTTTGGGAA contains:
- a CDS encoding GNAT family N-acetyltransferase, yielding MIIREAEIDDIKQIQIVRNSVTENTLSNPNLVTNEDCEEFITVRGKGWVCEIEKQIVGFAIADLKENNIWALFLDPKFEKKGIGQLLHKTMLDWYFTQTKNKVWLGTAFNTRAEKFYRKAGWTEVGIHGTKEIKFEMTYDDWKKVRTTNN
- a CDS encoding helix-turn-helix domain-containing protein, producing the protein MKNTAVRKTKEFTPGNCPVVYCMNIIGGKWKPSILHMIRTDRNRYSILLKNITEISKQTLTNQLRELETDGIIERIIFPEIPPRVEYTITDYGKTLLPIIDSMYNWGRENMKTDNKGYCDKK
- a CDS encoding VOC family protein, which encodes MKDNYMTTVKPFLTVNNGKKAVEFYISAFGAIEKQRFEMPDKKLSSVIEIDKAEFYVGDEEPNNGNLSPDQNSSSPVRIILQTKNADELFKNALKFGATEICPMTTEDDWRIGKLKDPFGHIWEIGCIL
- a CDS encoding prolyl oligopeptidase family serine peptidase — protein: MRLTIFSIVLFFQVWTLKGQTSLKEINLNNGKYTVGFKHYTITDSTRTYRIHNEFNNQIINRPIPISIWYPTTIKKNNSKQLAVLDYLEILKEEEEWKNLPNEFLLDWFPYLWNTPENKAHLSEKVIAFSNSAFLDGKFPVIVYAPSYQATSIENFALFEYLASNGFVVISSPSRGTDTRLMEGGTTKDMETQSRDVAFLLKEIHKYKNIDLDRIALMGFSFGGLSNSITIMKHKKISAIVSLDGTERYNYSVLEKSPYFNLDNFTVPYIHFAQKEIPEEVLTSDKIPAELNYKFQLYDSLQYSNAYSYRFHDLTHSYFSTFGVLFANRDKRQDKSDAKIMASYKLLSEHTLQFLNATLKNDKYAKQFIENSPDKNGFSDTFISKKMKQANTIKFDYKHFNDLAFTQDYQDLIPLYKRTISKHPEIELQEGMLNTLGLQLSFNSKKIEHSINVFLLALHIYPKSANLYDSLAETYLHNRDFKNAISNYRKSLELNPENQNAIDKLKQLNKYIK
- a CDS encoding NADP-dependent oxidoreductase, which translates into the protein MKAIQYQNFGASDVIAFSEVAQPEIKTQDDILIQVKAASINPLDLKIRMGYMQQIYPIQLPFIPGLDAAGIVVAVGDKVQNFKVGDEVMAVTMANAYAEFVVVHRQFVSHKPSNLSFEKAASLAVNIGTAENILFTEGKLEKGQKVFIQGAAGAVGATMVQLAKNQGLYVYATASGKGVEMVKELGADEVFDYKTTDIIAQNIEVDLVADCAGGQSQAQLFELLKKGGKLLSIAGMPSPELAQQHGVEARFVSANLMAKNLENGLQLVKEGKIKPVVTKTFPLEAAAQAQDFLAAGGVNGKVVLTVN